One window from the genome of Epinephelus moara isolate mb chromosome 5, YSFRI_EMoa_1.0, whole genome shotgun sequence encodes:
- the LOC126391026 gene encoding zinc finger protein 239-like, which yields MSSSEELKEANKDGSRPHQCQTCGKSFSRICSLKRHELTHTAEKLYHCEQCDSSFSELKTYKLHLQTHTEETPYCCEQCGRNFGDQSSYKKHLRDHTGPYQCDQCEKTFSYFSIYKIHMRVHTKEKPYCCDQCPKSFSFLSSYKRHQLSHSGEKPYQCDFCGKSFTQSGHFSLHLRNHTGEKPHECDQCDKSFSDLSSYKIHLRVHSGEKPYCCSQCGRSFSQLGNYKSHLRIHTGEKPFHCELCEKSFSISKTYKQHVRTHTGEKPYQCKECGKGFGRLSNYMRHVRIHTGEQPYSCDQCGKCFNSSYSYTRHLRVHTGEKPYWCSHCKRLFTRSQSLKKHRCVAVDEDGLTVCKDEPELSCSPTQPTDDNKQNNL from the exons ATGAGTTCTTCCGAAGAG TTGAAAGAGGCAAACAAAGACGGGAGCAGACCTCATCAGTGTCAGACGTGTGGGAAATCTTTCAGTCGGATTTGCAGTCTCAAAAGACATGAACTcactcacactgcagagaaactgTACCACTGTGAACAATGTGACAGCAGCTTCAGTGAGCTAAAGACATACAAGCTCCACCTGCAGACCCACACTGAGGAAACACCATACTGCTGTGAACAGTGTGGGAGGAATTTCGGCGACCAGAGTTCATACAAAAAACACCTGCGTGACCACACTGGACCATACCAGTGTGATCAGTGTGAAAAGACTTTCAGTTACTTCAGTATTTACAAGATACATATGCGTGTCCACACTAAAGAAAAGCCATACTGCTGTGACCAGTGCCCGAagagttttagttttttaagttCATACAAGCGACACCAGCTCAGCCACAGCGGAGAGAAGCCGTACCAGTGTGACTTCTGTGGAAAGAGCTTCACCCAGTCGGGGCATTTCAGTCTGCATCTGCGTAACCATACTGGAGAGAAACCCCATGAGTGTGACCAGTGTGACAAAAGTTTCAGTGACTTAAGTAGTTACAAGATACACCTGCGTGTCCActcaggagagaaaccatattGCTGCAGCCAGTGTGGGAGGAGCTTCTCTCAGTTGGGTAATTACAAATCACATTTGCGTATCCACACTGGAGAAAAACCATTCCACTGTGAACTGTGTGAGAAAAGCTTCTCTATctcaaaaacatacaaacaacacgtgcgcacgcacactggagagaaaccgTACCAGTGTAAAGAATGTGGGAAAGGTTTCGGTCGACTGAGCAACTACATGCGTCACGTTCGCATCCACACTGGAGAGCAaccgtacagctgtgatcaGTGCGGGAAGTGTTTCAATAGTTCGTACAGTTACACCCGACACCTGCGTGTccacactggagagaaaccatacTGGTGTTCACATTGTAAGAGACTCTTTACTCGATCACAGTCCTTGAAGAAACACCGCTGTGTCGCAGTAGATGAGGACGGTTTGACTGTGTGTAAAGATGAACCAGAACTGAGCTGCTCACCAACACAACCAACAGacgacaacaaacaaaataatctaTAG